One window from the genome of Acinetobacter sp. ANC 7912 encodes:
- a CDS encoding LysE family translocator produces the protein MESFLILGSIAFALMLGAMSPGPTSIYVAKNSIAISRKHGLFTALGTGTGAAIFGMLAVLGLQAFLLAVPSAYLALKICGGIYLLWMAFKIIKHAKEPISSDDETTTQMSLRRAYTTGLITQLSNPKIAIVLASIFTALLPKEIPTYFYVVLPILCFFIDAGWCSLVAVALSAEKPRRVYLKFKAGFDRAAGAVMTALGLKLIFGMK, from the coding sequence GTGGAATCATTTTTGATTTTGGGCTCGATTGCCTTTGCCTTAATGCTAGGTGCAATGAGCCCTGGACCGACATCGATTTATGTTGCGAAAAATTCGATTGCGATTTCACGTAAGCATGGCCTATTCACTGCTCTAGGAACCGGTACTGGTGCTGCCATTTTTGGTATGCTAGCTGTACTTGGCTTGCAGGCATTTTTGCTGGCGGTACCGTCTGCCTATCTGGCTTTAAAAATTTGTGGTGGGATTTATCTGCTTTGGATGGCATTTAAAATTATTAAACATGCCAAAGAGCCGATCAGCTCGGATGATGAAACCACTACGCAAATGTCACTGCGCCGTGCTTATACCACAGGTCTGATTACTCAATTGTCAAATCCAAAGATTGCTATTGTTTTGGCTAGTATTTTTACTGCGCTATTACCGAAAGAGATTCCGACTTATTTCTATGTGGTGTTGCCAATCCTGTGTTTCTTTATTGATGCAGGCTGGTGTTCACTGGTAGCAGTTGCATTATCCGCAGAAAAACCACGTCGTGTGTATTTGAAGTTTAAAGCGGGTTTTGACCGTGCGGCTGGAGCTGTGATGACAGCCTTGGGCTTAAAGCTGATTTTTGGGATGAAATAA
- a CDS encoding NF038215 family lipoprotein — MKKLSYLLLTIFLSSLAACDNDQINRPKTAEARTMIIGGVPVHDRDYRLPQPQIIAQDIQQR, encoded by the coding sequence ATGAAAAAACTATCCTATTTACTATTAACCATATTCCTGAGTAGCCTAGCAGCCTGTGATAATGATCAGATTAATCGGCCCAAAACTGCTGAAGCCCGAACTATGATCATTGGTGGTGTGCCGGTGCATGATCGCGATTATCGCCTGCCACAACCCCAAATTATTGCCCAGGATATTCAGCAGCGTTAA
- a CDS encoding pyridoxal-phosphate dependent enzyme — MFDSIAQKIIDQTVNIHGMPVTIRRLDLVHPKISGNKFFKLKYNFLETQRLGYQKLLTFGGAYSNHIAATAFAAHEFGFASVGIIRGEELKNKSFNPTLQTAQDFGMQLHFVSREDYRRKQHPEFLAELQQQFPEHYVIPEGGTNSLAIRGCKEILKPTDAEFDVICCAVGTGGTIAGLIEASQDHQQVLGFSALKGSFLNDDVAKLTSKRNWQIIDDYCCGGYAKTTSELLQFIQDFEAEHGIPLEQVYTGKMLMGLTDLIQKGHFPAGSKILVIHTGGLQGRDPLLDI, encoded by the coding sequence ATGTTCGATTCAATTGCCCAGAAAATCATAGATCAGACTGTAAATATTCACGGCATGCCAGTCACGATTCGCCGGCTGGATCTGGTACATCCAAAAATTTCGGGAAACAAGTTTTTTAAACTGAAATATAACTTTCTGGAAACACAACGTCTTGGTTATCAAAAACTACTGACTTTTGGCGGTGCTTATTCCAATCATATTGCAGCCACGGCGTTTGCTGCACATGAGTTTGGCTTTGCTAGTGTCGGCATTATTCGAGGCGAAGAACTCAAAAATAAGTCTTTCAATCCAACGCTACAAACCGCACAAGACTTTGGCATGCAGCTGCATTTTGTCAGTCGTGAAGATTATCGACGTAAGCAGCATCCGGAATTTCTGGCAGAACTGCAGCAACAGTTTCCAGAGCATTATGTGATTCCAGAAGGCGGTACCAATAGTCTCGCCATTCGGGGCTGTAAAGAGATTCTTAAACCTACCGATGCCGAGTTTGATGTGATCTGCTGTGCGGTTGGCACCGGTGGAACGATTGCTGGCCTGATTGAAGCTAGTCAGGATCATCAGCAGGTGTTGGGTTTTTCAGCGCTTAAAGGTTCATTTCTAAATGATGACGTTGCCAAACTGACGTCAAAACGAAACTGGCAAATTATCGACGACTACTGCTGCGGCGGTTATGCCAAAACTACATCTGAACTGCTCCAATTTATTCAGGACTTCGAAGCTGAACATGGCATTCCTTTAGAGCAGGTCTATACCGGAAAAATGCTCATGGGTCTGACTGACCTGATTCAAAAAGGTCATTTCCCTGCAGGTTCAAAAATTTTGGTGATTCATACTGGTGGCTTGCAGGGTCGAGATCCTTTACTGGATATCTAA
- a CDS encoding NAD(P)/FAD-dependent oxidoreductase, whose translation MSSNQYDVLVIGAGASGLMTAYMAAQRGRKVIVVEKANKVGKKILMSGGGKCNFTNLYVEPSNYISHNPHFVISALSRYTNWDFIGLVCKYGIEYEERKHGQLFTLNGAKEILAMLLAECDKTGLVDIKTNCEVKAVNAVDDQGFQVTTSLGYFEVESVVVASGGLSIPTLGGSGIGYEIAKQFGHHVYPTRAGLVPFTFSDNFKEVTTRLSGNAVEATLSNELNSFTEALLFTHRGLSGPSSLQLSNYWDVGQSFKIDFLPGEELFDFFKSKKQSQPKVLLRTLLTEHLPKSVVVELQNLIWSEVAETSIGNISDDKLEQIAKRLHGFEVKPSGTEGYRTAEVTLGGVDTTEVSSKTMESKKQKGLYFVGEVLDVTGHLGGFNFQWAWSSAHAASEYV comes from the coding sequence ATGTCTTCCAATCAATACGATGTTTTAGTCATAGGTGCAGGTGCGTCTGGTTTAATGACGGCGTATATGGCTGCGCAACGTGGTCGCAAAGTTATCGTAGTGGAAAAGGCCAACAAGGTCGGCAAGAAAATCCTGATGTCCGGTGGCGGTAAATGTAACTTTACCAACCTGTATGTCGAACCAAGTAACTATATTTCACACAATCCGCATTTTGTGATTTCTGCGCTAAGCCGTTATACCAACTGGGACTTTATCGGGCTGGTCTGTAAATACGGCATTGAGTATGAAGAACGCAAGCATGGTCAGCTGTTTACCTTAAATGGGGCCAAAGAAATTCTGGCGATGCTGCTCGCAGAATGTGACAAAACTGGTCTGGTGGACATCAAGACCAACTGCGAAGTTAAAGCAGTGAATGCTGTTGATGATCAAGGTTTCCAGGTTACAACTTCACTCGGTTATTTTGAAGTTGAATCTGTAGTCGTTGCTTCTGGAGGTCTGTCTATTCCTACCCTCGGCGGTTCTGGTATTGGTTATGAAATTGCCAAACAGTTTGGGCACCATGTTTACCCGACCCGCGCTGGTCTGGTGCCTTTCACTTTCTCGGATAATTTTAAGGAAGTCACCACCCGACTCAGCGGTAATGCTGTAGAAGCAACGCTGTCTAATGAATTAAACAGCTTTACCGAAGCATTGCTATTTACCCATCGTGGCTTGAGTGGCCCAAGCTCATTGCAGTTATCAAATTACTGGGATGTCGGTCAAAGCTTTAAGATTGATTTCCTGCCGGGTGAAGAGCTGTTCGATTTCTTTAAGTCTAAGAAACAGAGCCAGCCTAAAGTGCTGCTACGTACTTTATTGACTGAACATTTACCAAAAAGTGTTGTGGTTGAACTACAGAACCTGATCTGGTCTGAAGTAGCAGAAACCTCGATTGGCAATATTAGTGATGACAAGCTGGAACAGATTGCCAAACGCCTGCATGGCTTTGAAGTGAAGCCATCGGGAACTGAAGGCTACCGGACTGCCGAAGTGACTTTAGGTGGTGTGGATACAACTGAAGTGTCATCAAAAACGATGGAAAGTAAGAAACAGAAAGGCTTGTATTTTGTGGGTGAGGTACTGGATGTAACTGGGCATCTGGGTGGGTTTAATTTCCAATGGGCATGGTCGTCTGCCCATGCCGCATCAGAATATGTTTAA
- a CDS encoding mechanosensitive ion channel, with product MNEYIRGPGGYDAVYFWEQFHPILSAVVILLIGWVIALLVSAGVKKVLQKLGTNERLSHATGHRSNVENIIARVVFWIILIIAVVGALNVLNLTNVSGPFSNMLQQFLLFIPQLLAAIAVGFIGWIVANLVKVGLQKLLDRTQLDEKLSSEVGVKPLSENISEIIYWLILLLFLPIVLSILGLSGLLYPVQNMVNDVVGYLPNIFIAGVIIFVGYILAKIVRGIVEGLLRSLNVQQQAEKVGLFKNSNVIQVIGTFIFAVIIITALIIAFEALGIEAISQPATAMLYEVMNAIPNIIAAALILILAYVVAKLVANLVTELVAGTGVDEIPAKLDLQRFLGQTKLSYVVGCLIILFTMLFAVSEAADRLGFEQVSDLIAMFIYFGANILLGAVILVIGFWLANIVANIVQRGEYNSSRWLGNLVRVLIMGLVVAMGLRAMGIADSIVNLAFGLTLGSVAVAFALAFGLGGRQPAERVLTDLIDKAKREAKEPNPLKNKDDSASGLTSSLAGTTGTTSTTSTSGGTTMSTQGQGNDDNAPMRTDLSNSTPATLTTAPQDDEASGVDQVTPDVDQAVPDALKVDPTHPPANNPFGSTGEDEPDVDSHPNKDDPK from the coding sequence ATGAACGAATATATAAGAGGCCCAGGTGGTTATGATGCCGTGTACTTTTGGGAGCAGTTTCATCCCATATTGAGTGCAGTGGTCATTCTACTGATCGGTTGGGTCATTGCTTTGCTGGTCTCCGCAGGCGTGAAAAAAGTCCTGCAGAAACTCGGTACCAATGAACGGTTAAGCCATGCTACAGGGCATCGCTCCAATGTTGAAAATATCATTGCCAGAGTCGTGTTCTGGATCATTCTGATCATTGCGGTGGTTGGTGCACTGAATGTCCTCAATCTGACCAATGTCAGCGGACCGTTCAGCAACATGCTGCAGCAGTTCTTGCTGTTTATTCCGCAGTTGCTGGCTGCGATCGCCGTCGGTTTTATTGGCTGGATTGTGGCGAATCTGGTCAAGGTTGGACTGCAAAAATTACTGGATCGAACGCAACTGGATGAAAAACTCAGCTCGGAAGTCGGCGTTAAGCCCCTCAGTGAAAATATCAGTGAAATTATCTACTGGCTGATTCTGCTGTTATTCCTGCCAATAGTCCTGTCGATTCTTGGCTTGAGCGGATTGCTCTATCCAGTGCAGAACATGGTCAACGATGTCGTGGGTTATCTGCCAAACATCTTTATCGCCGGTGTGATCATTTTTGTCGGCTATATTCTGGCGAAAATTGTTCGCGGTATTGTTGAAGGATTGCTGCGTAGCCTGAATGTGCAGCAGCAGGCAGAGAAAGTAGGGCTGTTCAAGAACTCCAATGTGATTCAGGTGATTGGCACCTTTATCTTTGCAGTGATTATTATCACGGCACTGATCATTGCCTTTGAAGCACTGGGTATCGAGGCGATTTCACAGCCAGCCACAGCGATGCTGTATGAGGTGATGAATGCCATCCCGAATATCATTGCCGCGGCTCTGATTCTGATTCTGGCTTATGTGGTCGCAAAACTGGTAGCGAATCTGGTCACTGAACTAGTTGCGGGTACCGGTGTAGATGAAATTCCGGCAAAACTGGATCTGCAACGCTTCCTGGGTCAAACCAAACTGTCTTATGTTGTCGGTTGTCTGATCATCCTGTTTACCATGCTGTTTGCTGTTTCTGAAGCCGCAGACCGTCTTGGCTTTGAACAGGTCAGCGACCTGATCGCGATGTTCATCTATTTTGGTGCAAACATCTTGCTCGGTGCTGTGATTCTGGTCATCGGTTTCTGGCTGGCGAATATCGTAGCGAATATTGTCCAACGAGGTGAATACAACAGTTCACGCTGGTTAGGCAATCTGGTACGTGTCCTGATTATGGGCCTTGTAGTTGCTATGGGTCTGCGGGCCATGGGGATCGCCGATTCGATCGTCAATCTGGCCTTCGGTCTGACCCTGGGTTCTGTGGCAGTTGCTTTTGCACTGGCCTTTGGTCTGGGTGGTCGTCAGCCGGCAGAACGTGTATTGACAGATCTGATCGATAAAGCGAAACGCGAAGCAAAAGAACCGAATCCATTAAAGAACAAAGATGATAGTGCATCAGGATTGACATCCAGTCTGGCTGGAACGACGGGTACTACCTCAACTACATCGACTTCTGGAGGAACCACGATGTCTACTCAAGGACAGGGAAATGATGACAATGCGCCGATGCGTACTGATCTTTCCAACAGTACGCCTGCAACGCTAACTACAGCGCCACAGGACGATGAAGCATCGGGTGTAGATCAGGTCACTCCAGATGTGGATCAGGCTGTGCCGGATGCGCTCAAGGTTGATCCGACTCATCCACCTGCCAATAATCCATTTGGTTCGACCGGAGAAGATGAACCTGATGTGGACAGTCATCCAAACAAAGATGACCCGAAATAA
- the eutC gene encoding ethanolamine ammonia-lyase subunit EutC: MKLVPDIKYDSRLQDNPWEKLKSYTDARIALGRAGGSLPTKPSLEFQLAHAQAKDAVLKPFHVEHLKQSLNKIGLPILEIESQAVEKDIYLKRPDLGRLLSESSKNMLQHYRAEHKDDWDVVIVAGDGLSARAIEENASYFIPALVEACQEQGWKIAPIILAKGSRVALGDEVAEILKAKMLVMLIGERPGLSSPDSMGIYYTYNAVKGCHDALRNCISNVRPAGLSYPLAIQRLIALMAKSCQLQLSGVQLKDEHETPVAVQDQPQKRLF; encoded by the coding sequence ATGAAACTGGTTCCAGATATCAAGTATGACTCCAGACTACAAGACAATCCTTGGGAGAAACTGAAATCCTATACTGATGCGCGCATTGCCTTGGGGCGTGCTGGCGGGAGTTTGCCGACCAAGCCGAGTCTGGAGTTTCAGTTGGCGCATGCACAGGCCAAAGATGCCGTGCTCAAGCCGTTCCATGTGGAACATTTAAAACAAAGCCTGAATAAAATCGGCCTGCCGATACTGGAAATAGAAAGTCAGGCAGTTGAAAAAGATATTTACTTGAAACGTCCGGATCTGGGGCGATTGCTTTCCGAATCCTCCAAAAACATGCTGCAACACTATCGTGCCGAGCATAAGGATGATTGGGATGTGGTGATAGTCGCTGGAGATGGGCTTTCCGCCCGCGCGATTGAAGAAAATGCCTCATATTTTATTCCCGCTCTGGTCGAAGCCTGTCAGGAACAGGGCTGGAAGATTGCCCCGATCATTCTGGCCAAAGGCAGCCGGGTGGCACTGGGTGATGAAGTGGCTGAAATTCTCAAAGCTAAAATGCTGGTGATGCTGATCGGTGAACGTCCAGGCCTCAGTTCACCCGACAGTATGGGTATTTATTACACCTATAATGCGGTAAAAGGCTGTCATGATGCGCTGCGTAACTGCATTTCCAATGTGCGTCCTGCCGGGTTGTCTTATCCACTCGCGATTCAGCGCCTGATTGCATTAATGGCTAAATCCTGCCAGTTACAGCTGTCCGGTGTGCAGTTGAAAGATGAACATGAAACACCGGTTGCGGTACAGGATCAACCACAAAAAAGACTGTTTTAG
- a CDS encoding ethanolamine ammonia-lyase subunit EutB: MLYQINVANQHYIFADLKTLMAKATPERSGDQLAGIAANDATERVAAQMCLADVPLKQFLNEALIPYEQDEVTRLILEEHDADAFYPISHFTVGDFRNWLLSEDATTEKMIALKMGLTPEMVAAVSKIMRNQDLILVAKKCRVVTQFRNTIGLEGHMATRLQPNHPTDDLMGISASILDGLMYGNGDAVIGINPATDNLQNLSELLKLLDHIIHEYEIPTQSCVLTHITSGIQLANKNVPIDLMFQSIAGTQTANTGFGINLALLQEGYEATLSLKRGTVGQNVMYFETGQGSALSSNGHHGVDQQTLEARAYAVARKFNPLLVNTVVGFIGPEYLYNGKQIIRAGLEDHFCGKLLGVPMGCDICYTNHADADQDDMDVLLTLLANAGLNFIMGIPGSDDVMLNYQTTSFHDALYIRQLLGLKPAPEFAAWLEQQGILAQQANQLHWPTELPKNFSQLLLS, encoded by the coding sequence ATGTTGTATCAGATCAATGTGGCCAATCAGCATTATATCTTTGCTGATCTGAAAACCCTGATGGCCAAGGCAACGCCAGAGCGCTCAGGAGATCAGCTGGCGGGGATTGCTGCCAATGATGCAACCGAGCGTGTTGCTGCCCAGATGTGTCTGGCAGATGTTCCCTTAAAACAGTTTCTGAATGAGGCACTGATTCCTTATGAACAGGATGAAGTGACACGCTTGATTCTAGAGGAACACGATGCCGATGCCTTTTATCCGATTTCGCATTTTACCGTTGGAGATTTTCGTAACTGGTTACTCAGTGAAGATGCCACGACTGAAAAAATGATAGCCTTAAAAATGGGGCTGACGCCGGAAATGGTGGCAGCTGTCAGCAAAATCATGCGTAATCAGGATCTGATTTTAGTCGCTAAAAAATGCCGTGTAGTCACCCAGTTTCGCAATACCATCGGTTTAGAAGGACATATGGCCACGCGTTTGCAGCCAAACCATCCGACTGATGATCTGATGGGAATTTCGGCTTCCATTCTGGATGGCCTGATGTATGGCAATGGTGATGCGGTGATCGGGATTAATCCGGCGACAGATAATCTGCAGAATTTATCTGAGTTACTTAAATTGCTCGATCACATCATTCATGAATATGAAATTCCAACCCAGTCCTGTGTGCTGACCCATATCACGTCTGGGATTCAGCTGGCGAATAAAAATGTTCCGATCGACCTGATGTTTCAGTCCATTGCCGGAACCCAAACCGCCAATACCGGTTTTGGGATTAATCTGGCTTTGTTGCAGGAAGGCTACGAAGCCACCTTAAGTCTGAAACGCGGTACAGTGGGGCAGAACGTGATGTACTTTGAAACAGGACAGGGCAGTGCCTTGTCCAGCAATGGCCATCATGGGGTAGATCAACAGACTCTGGAAGCACGTGCTTATGCCGTGGCACGCAAGTTTAATCCACTACTGGTCAATACTGTAGTCGGATTTATCGGCCCGGAATATCTGTATAATGGCAAGCAAATTATTCGTGCCGGCTTGGAAGATCATTTCTGCGGCAAGCTGCTCGGAGTGCCAATGGGCTGTGACATTTGCTATACCAACCATGCTGATGCCGATCAGGATGATATGGATGTATTGCTGACTTTGCTGGCAAATGCCGGACTAAATTTTATTATGGGCATTCCGGGATCTGATGATGTGATGCTGAATTACCAAACGACCTCATTCCACGATGCGCTATATATCCGTCAGTTGCTGGGTCTGAAACCTGCCCCAGAATTCGCCGCATGGCTGGAACAGCAGGGTATTCTGGCTCAGCAGGCCAATCAGTTACATTGGCCGACCGAACTGCCAAAAAACTTTTCCCAATTATTGTTATCTTAA
- the eat gene encoding ethanolamine permease, translated as MSESKSVIDTGVTGTVEQEDYFALRQLKKGAVGWLLLVGLGVAYVISGDFAGWNFGLAQAGWGGMFIATIVVAFMYLCMCLAMSEMSTMLPTAGGGYSFARIAFGPFGGYLTGSAILIEYAIAPAAIACFIGAYCEALFGIGGWIIYLVSYLIFMGLHLKGAGEALKVMFIITAIAAVALMVFIFGMLPHFNSANLFNIAVNPEAPGASSFLPLGYLGIWAAVPYAIWFFLAVEGVPLAAEEAKDPAKSLPRGLIGSMLILAFFALSILLLGPGAAGADVIKDSGAPLVDALVTVYGANTWMAGFVNFVGLAGLIASFFSIIYAYSRQIFALSRAGYLPKKLSLTNSNHAPHLAIIIPGIIGFLLSLSGEGDLLILMAVFGATISYVLMMMSYIKLKVSRTDLARPYKAPGGIATASIALVLAAIAVVAGFLVDPKVWLMAAAIYVVLILYFLLYSRHHLVAGTPEEEFASIEAAEKELS; from the coding sequence ATGTCAGAGTCAAAAAGTGTGATTGATACTGGAGTCACCGGAACTGTAGAACAAGAAGATTATTTTGCCCTGCGACAGCTGAAAAAAGGCGCTGTCGGCTGGTTACTTCTCGTAGGTCTAGGAGTGGCTTATGTCATTTCCGGGGATTTCGCTGGGTGGAACTTTGGTCTGGCCCAGGCCGGTTGGGGCGGCATGTTCATCGCAACGATTGTGGTGGCATTCATGTATTTATGCATGTGTCTGGCGATGTCGGAAATGTCGACCATGCTGCCGACAGCAGGCGGTGGCTACAGTTTTGCCCGTATCGCATTTGGCCCGTTTGGCGGTTATCTGACTGGTAGTGCCATCCTGATTGAATATGCGATTGCACCTGCTGCCATTGCCTGTTTTATCGGAGCGTATTGTGAAGCACTATTTGGTATTGGCGGCTGGATTATTTATCTGGTCAGCTACCTGATCTTTATGGGCTTACACCTGAAGGGGGCAGGTGAAGCACTCAAGGTTATGTTCATTATTACGGCAATCGCTGCTGTTGCGTTGATGGTGTTCATCTTTGGTATGCTGCCGCATTTTAATAGTGCAAACTTGTTTAATATTGCAGTCAATCCTGAAGCACCAGGCGCAAGCAGCTTTCTGCCACTGGGCTATCTGGGTATCTGGGCTGCCGTGCCGTATGCGATCTGGTTTTTCCTGGCAGTTGAGGGCGTGCCGCTGGCTGCAGAAGAAGCCAAAGATCCAGCGAAATCTTTGCCACGTGGCCTGATTGGTTCAATGCTGATTCTGGCATTCTTTGCTTTAAGCATTCTGCTACTGGGGCCGGGCGCTGCAGGTGCCGATGTCATTAAAGATTCTGGCGCGCCACTGGTCGATGCGCTGGTTACAGTCTATGGCGCGAATACCTGGATGGCAGGCTTTGTGAACTTCGTGGGCCTTGCTGGTCTGATCGCAAGCTTCTTCTCGATTATTTACGCGTATTCCCGTCAAATTTTTGCACTATCCCGTGCCGGTTATTTACCGAAAAAACTGTCGCTGACCAACAGCAATCATGCACCTCATCTGGCGATTATCATTCCGGGTATTATCGGCTTCCTGCTGTCACTGTCTGGTGAAGGTGACCTGCTGATTCTAATGGCCGTATTTGGTGCGACGATTTCTTATGTGTTGATGATGATGTCCTACATCAAACTTAAAGTCTCTCGTACAGATCTGGCACGTCCATATAAAGCACCGGGCGGTATTGCGACAGCTTCGATTGCGCTGGTGCTGGCTGCTATTGCAGTGGTGGCAGGCTTCCTGGTCGATCCAAAAGTCTGGCTGATGGCTGCTGCAATTTATGTGGTGCTGATTCTCTACTTCCTGTTGTATAGCCGTCATCATCTGGTGGCCGGTACACCGGAAGAAGAATTTGCCAGCATTGAAGCTGCAGAAAAAGAACTGAGTTAA
- a CDS encoding ferredoxin--NADP reductase: MSIEKFSLEKVLSVHRWTNTLFSFTMTRPAHFKFTAGQFARIGLKVGDELVVRAYSVVSSPFDETLEFFSIVVPEGKFTSNLQHLKVGDELYLEKIPYGYLTLARYQLPLPHDLWLLGTGTGLAPFLSMLQDFETWNNYKHINLVYSVRTQAELAYVDRIQEIAETFGEGHNSFKFIPIITRDPEAALHERLPILIANGDLEKAAGMQFNPETSHVMLCGNPQMVEDTKEALKARGLTMNRRGEGNIAVENYW, translated from the coding sequence ATGTCTATTGAAAAATTTAGCTTAGAAAAGGTTTTATCTGTACACCGTTGGACCAATACGCTGTTTAGTTTCACTATGACCAGACCCGCACATTTCAAGTTTACCGCCGGGCAGTTTGCACGGATCGGCTTGAAAGTCGGTGATGAACTTGTGGTTCGGGCATATTCAGTCGTGTCATCTCCCTTCGATGAAACTCTGGAATTCTTTTCAATCGTTGTTCCTGAAGGAAAATTTACTTCGAATTTACAACATCTTAAGGTGGGTGATGAACTTTACCTTGAGAAGATTCCTTATGGTTATCTGACCCTTGCTCGTTATCAACTGCCTTTGCCGCATGATCTCTGGTTGCTGGGCACAGGGACGGGTCTGGCACCATTTCTATCGATGCTGCAGGACTTTGAAACCTGGAATAATTACAAACACATCAACCTCGTTTATAGTGTACGAACCCAAGCTGAACTGGCCTATGTTGACCGTATTCAGGAAATTGCCGAGACCTTTGGCGAAGGTCATAACAGCTTTAAATTTATCCCAATCATTACACGTGATCCTGAAGCAGCATTACATGAACGTCTGCCAATTTTGATTGCAAATGGTGACCTGGAAAAAGCGGCTGGCATGCAGTTTAATCCTGAAACTAGCCATGTGATGCTGTGTGGTAACCCGCAGATGGTTGAAGATACCAAAGAAGCTCTTAAAGCTCGTGGCCTGACCATGAACCGCCGTGGGGAAGGGAATATTGCGGTGGAGAATTATTGGTAA
- the gigC gene encoding LysR family transcriptional regulator GigC, which translates to MRMTLRQLAVFVAVAQEGTVTKASDAVKLTQSAASMALADLEDGLGAPLFDRLGKRLQLNDLGRFLLPQALEILGRCEAFEQAAKGELQSIDLRLGATLTISDYLMPDLMADFLKIQPQAHLQLQVGNTRQMIEAVNQFQLDLALIEGSCHLPQLQCIHWRDDELAVCCAPDHPLAQLDRPLTAEDFKTVEWILREEGSGTREVFDNAILQDLPDANIRLTLGHNEAILKIVAGGLGMSCISKLAIEPLREKGQLVVLDTPFWSLTRPLFMLVHRQKYQGPGLKAFMKFCEDK; encoded by the coding sequence ATGCGCATGACTCTACGCCAGTTGGCTGTTTTTGTAGCAGTTGCTCAAGAAGGTACCGTCACCAAAGCCAGTGATGCAGTCAAACTCACCCAAAGTGCGGCGAGTATGGCTTTAGCAGATTTAGAAGATGGTCTTGGCGCGCCTTTATTCGACCGTCTTGGAAAGCGTTTACAGCTTAATGACTTAGGTCGTTTCCTTCTCCCACAAGCCCTTGAAATCCTTGGCCGTTGTGAAGCTTTCGAACAGGCAGCCAAAGGTGAATTGCAAAGCATCGACCTGCGTCTCGGTGCGACGTTGACCATTTCCGATTACCTGATGCCTGACCTGATGGCGGACTTCCTGAAAATCCAGCCACAAGCCCATCTACAGCTGCAAGTCGGCAATACCCGCCAGATGATAGAAGCGGTGAACCAGTTCCAGCTGGATCTCGCCCTGATCGAAGGTTCTTGTCACCTGCCACAGCTGCAATGTATCCACTGGCGTGATGATGAACTCGCGGTATGCTGTGCGCCGGATCATCCACTAGCACAACTGGATCGCCCATTAACTGCAGAAGACTTTAAAACAGTGGAATGGATTCTGCGTGAAGAAGGTTCAGGCACCCGTGAAGTCTTTGATAACGCGATTCTGCAAGACCTGCCCGATGCCAATATCCGCCTGACCTTAGGTCATAACGAAGCGATTCTGAAGATCGTGGCTGGTGGTCTAGGTATGTCCTGTATTTCCAAACTGGCGATTGAACCTTTACGTGAAAAAGGTCAGTTAGTCGTTCTGGATACACCATTCTGGTCGCTGACCCGTCCACTGTTTATGCTAGTACACCGTCAGAAATATCAAGGCCCAGGTCTGAAAGCCTTTATGAAATTCTGTGAAGATAAATAA